In a single window of the Campylobacter magnus genome:
- a CDS encoding helix-turn-helix domain-containing protein, whose amino-acid sequence MDLGKRLQSLRKTLKLSQTELGECLGISKSAIASYENGYNPLPDYVINSISDKFNISNEFFSDESIDIKNLSKSLIERNIVNIEFFNDISNFIDKKNAKKIALPYDFFTFLFPFAPNKKYYMARWSSDSILVFDDEQKILNSDDCQVLVANHDLVFTGVYDYKKGVVKIKDQAFFDNIKIDKWDFWAVYKYKIKSDILKLSDLKR is encoded by the coding sequence ATGGATCTAGGCAAAAGATTGCAATCATTACGAAAAACATTAAAACTAAGCCAAACAGAGCTTGGGGAGTGTTTGGGAATTTCAAAAAGTGCTATTGCTAGCTATGAAAATGGCTATAATCCATTGCCAGATTATGTCATAAATAGCATTAGTGATAAATTTAATATTTCAAACGAATTTTTTAGTGATGAGAGTATTGATATAAAAAACCTTTCAAAAAGTTTAATTGAAAGAAATATTGTTAATATAGAATTTTTCAACGATATAAGCAATTTCATAGACAAGAAAAATGCTAAAAAAATAGCTCTTCCTTATGATTTTTTTACATTTTTATTTCCATTTGCACCAAATAAAAAATATTATATGGCAAGATGGAGTAGCGATAGCATTTTAGTCTTTGATGACGAGCAAAAAATATTAAATAGTGATGATTGTCAAGTGCTAGTGGCTAATCACGATTTGGTCTTTACTGGTGTATATGATTATAAAAAAGGTGTTGTAAAAATAAAAGATCAAGCATTTTTTGATAATATAAAAATAGATAAGTGGGATTTTTGGGCTGTTTATAAATACAAAATTAAAAGTGATATTTTAAAGCTATCTGATTTAAAACGATAA
- a CDS encoding AAA family ATPase produces MNSVLDYLDSFAIPESEWEKELEWIDIFDNEKFLAKASITLISADTSSFKTFFTTEFSMPLLKNGVFKKVYDIDFDGDTRVYKERNQNDILKPLRDNKQWIYIRENEIIAKNTSIDVILDDISRKNENLNGVLFIIDVLSNFTNPNDVKEVNRFFGILRRLTNLNATIIVLHHNKKERTQDGLGQYSGVSYLTGKADVAYQLSANDNKEIPVLTFKIIKSKYNYLNGKKHIIFSLDTTKRAGERLSIDTTKSDDEIQNSQSPKRTEIKEKILKVLNTVDQIYQGQLLEKIGTNKNDKTAINVIDTCAKYSEPLWHIKTIAKGNITSKLISLKVFENDV; encoded by the coding sequence ATGAATAGCGTGCTAGATTATTTAGATAGCTTTGCTATACCTGAGAGTGAGTGGGAAAAAGAGCTTGAATGGATAGATATATTTGACAATGAAAAGTTTTTAGCAAAAGCTAGTATAACTTTGATTAGCGCAGATACAAGCTCTTTTAAAACTTTTTTTACTACCGAATTTTCAATGCCATTGCTTAAAAATGGAGTATTTAAAAAAGTTTATGATATTGATTTTGATGGAGACACAAGAGTATATAAGGAAAGAAACCAAAATGATATTTTAAAGCCACTGCGTGATAACAAGCAGTGGATTTATATAAGAGAAAACGAGATTATAGCAAAAAATACTTCAATAGATGTAATTTTAGATGATATTTCTAGAAAAAATGAAAATCTTAATGGAGTTCTTTTTATTATTGATGTGCTTAGTAATTTTACTAATCCAAACGATGTAAAAGAAGTAAATAGGTTTTTTGGAATTCTTAGAAGACTAACAAATTTAAATGCTACCATTATTGTTTTACACCACAATAAAAAAGAACGCACACAAGATGGACTTGGACAATATAGTGGAGTTTCTTATCTTACTGGTAAAGCTGATGTAGCGTATCAGTTATCAGCAAATGATAATAAAGAAATTCCAGTATTAACTTTTAAAATAATTAAAAGCAAATACAATTATCTAAATGGTAAAAAGCATATTATTTTTTCTCTCGATACGACCAAAAGAGCTGGTGAGCGTTTAAGCATAGATACTACAAAAAGCGATGACGAAATTCAAAATTCTCAAAGTCCTAAAAGAACAGAAATCAAAGAAAAAATTTTGAAAGTTTTAAACACAGTAGATCAAATTTATCAAGGTCAACTTTTAGAGAAAATAGGCACTAATAAAAACGATAAAACAGCAATAAATGTTATTGACACTTGTGCTAAATATTCTGAGCCACTTTGGCATATAAAAACAATCGCCAAAGGAAATATAACTTCAAAGCTGATTTCTTTAAAAGTTTTTGAAAATGATGTCTAA